A window of the Armatimonadota bacterium genome harbors these coding sequences:
- the rpoC gene encoding DNA-directed RNA polymerase subunit beta' codes for MADITAIKALRIGIASPIDIKSWSHGEVKKPETINYRTFKPERDGLFCERIFGPTKDWECSCGRYKKVKFKGVKCERCGVEVTRARVRRERMGHIELAAPVCHLWYLKGVPTPLGLLLDISPRLLEKVIYFTSYIVIDVDREAIQQDLEAIRGAIEEEANAIREEIEETYRRLDQELQATLEENKEEFTEQAIAEQVKRTEDRKELERKERFGHIEELEKAFETLSGISRHQLLDETTFRGVDSLLNVASRRLNKDLRQTLKAGLGAAAIRELLANIDLEKLSRQLKEEIQSTQGTRRARAIKRLEITDAFLLSKTTPDWMIVDVLPVLPPELRPMVQLDGGRFATSDLNDLYRRIINRNNRLKRIVEIRAPESIVNHEKRLLQESVDALIDNNRKAKPVPGSHNRPLKSLSDMLKGKEGRFRKNLLGKRVDYSGRSVIVVGPHLKLHQCGLPKEIALELFKPFVMHQLVKTEQATNIKTAKRLIDKQDKEVWSALETVIKEHPVLLNRAPTLHRLGIQAFEPILVEGKAIQVHPLVCHAYNADFDGDQMAVHVPLSYAAQAEARVLMLSTHNLFSPADGRPIVAPVQDIVLGNYYLTMEVPVERENQPMFASFEEAYQAFEANAITLHERISVRVADEPEEAGEETEPKIIETTLGRLFLNNILPKPLKNDPKHLVTLNKKSISNLVKDVYHAVGHARTVQFLDDLKNLGFTWASRGGISISVTDMEPNKERDEIIHRTELQVRGLNDSWEKGVLRTDERKEKVLRLWRDAAEDVAKSILKGIGHENPLFVITDSGARGSTKQLTQLAGMRGLMSDPFGNLIEDLPIRSNFHEGLSVFEYFVSTHGARKGLADTALRTADAGYLTRRLVDVAQDVIVRTEDCEATEGIVVCRIDREGMNLESLSDRIRGRYVPAPMFDPYSGDQIIAEREILTDEVCARIEKLILPMEALTQTIRQLPDRIGEITDEDLKDPETGEVLAEAFSEITEKLIQTLRARRDALKPKWEAAGFHWVEHDLVGVHVLSPLTCTERRGICARCYGMDMSTRKPVEIGTAVGIIAAQSIGEPGTQLTMRTFHTGGIASDDIVAVKDVKRQRSAALREIMSDESTGALSFTGEEMKDLRSEQQSILRRYIKELKGDLDDTAVEVAPEPVKKKRVSKKKLAEEAAALEAGEVPADDAEAETKETDEKLRKIVKNWTQKLVKLLETEIGGILRVEELFESRKPKGEAIIAEFEGEVLSIEQQQRGRWIVLRGNLPVGEQLSGRMAMHDIVHPQTGDVLVKEGDEITDKMVTKLRDAGVDRADAIDLVLVPLRGELEVRAGDQVRPGDRLTPGPLDPHKLLQLRGVRGVQDYLVREIQAVYKAQGVDINDRHIECIVRQMLKKRKIKESGSTYFLPGQNVDRFIFEDENLRAMTGEEPGKPATADWVLLGISEASLQTESFLSAASFQKTTRILTEAAVRGKQDELIGLKENVIIGRLIPAGTGFPTRRHVEVEREKRYIPTLEEQLGYEDAGSEKDNTDGKATVAALVNGESAAVEEEKTKPKKRAAKKAEIEEGADVPVTALVSGEAVAVEEETAKPKKRASKKADDNEIVAEEPKPKKRSGKKADEAQEPLAE; via the coding sequence GTGGCAGATATAACTGCGATCAAAGCGCTTCGTATCGGCATCGCGTCGCCCATAGACATCAAGTCGTGGTCGCACGGCGAGGTCAAGAAGCCGGAGACGATCAACTATCGAACGTTCAAGCCCGAGCGCGACGGTCTGTTCTGCGAGCGCATCTTTGGGCCGACGAAGGATTGGGAATGCTCTTGCGGGCGCTACAAGAAGGTGAAGTTTAAGGGCGTCAAGTGCGAGCGGTGCGGCGTTGAGGTTACGCGAGCCCGCGTGCGGCGCGAGCGGATGGGGCACATCGAACTGGCCGCGCCCGTCTGCCACCTTTGGTACCTAAAGGGCGTTCCGACTCCATTGGGATTGCTGCTGGATATTTCTCCAAGACTGCTCGAAAAGGTCATCTACTTTACATCTTACATCGTCATCGATGTGGATCGCGAGGCGATACAGCAGGATTTGGAAGCGATTCGTGGGGCGATCGAGGAAGAGGCCAACGCGATTCGAGAAGAAATCGAAGAAACGTACCGCCGACTGGATCAGGAGCTTCAGGCAACGCTCGAGGAGAATAAAGAGGAGTTTACCGAGCAGGCGATCGCCGAGCAGGTCAAAAGGACGGAAGATCGTAAAGAACTGGAGCGCAAAGAGCGATTCGGACATATAGAGGAACTCGAAAAGGCGTTCGAGACGCTTTCTGGAATCTCGCGCCACCAACTGTTGGACGAAACGACCTTCCGAGGCGTGGACAGCCTGCTGAACGTTGCCAGCCGACGGCTTAACAAAGATTTGCGCCAAACATTAAAGGCCGGCCTCGGCGCTGCGGCCATTCGCGAACTGTTGGCCAACATCGATCTGGAGAAATTGAGCCGCCAATTGAAAGAGGAGATTCAGTCGACCCAGGGCACTCGACGAGCAAGGGCGATCAAGCGGCTGGAGATCACCGACGCGTTTCTGCTGAGCAAAACGACGCCCGACTGGATGATCGTCGATGTTCTGCCTGTACTGCCGCCCGAACTGCGGCCGATGGTGCAGTTGGACGGCGGGCGCTTTGCAACCAGCGATCTGAATGATCTTTATCGTCGAATCATTAACCGCAACAACCGACTAAAGCGGATTGTAGAAATCCGCGCGCCCGAGAGCATCGTCAACCACGAAAAGCGATTGCTTCAAGAGTCGGTCGACGCGCTGATCGACAACAACCGGAAGGCCAAGCCGGTGCCGGGCAGCCACAATCGGCCATTGAAATCGCTGTCAGACATGCTCAAAGGCAAGGAAGGCCGATTCCGCAAAAACCTGCTAGGAAAGCGAGTCGACTATTCCGGGCGTTCCGTGATCGTGGTCGGTCCGCACCTAAAACTGCATCAGTGCGGATTGCCCAAAGAGATCGCGCTCGAACTGTTCAAGCCTTTCGTCATGCATCAATTGGTGAAAACCGAGCAAGCGACGAACATCAAGACGGCCAAGCGCTTGATCGACAAACAGGATAAGGAAGTTTGGTCGGCGCTGGAGACCGTGATCAAGGAGCATCCTGTACTGCTCAATCGCGCGCCGACGCTGCACCGGCTCGGAATTCAAGCATTCGAACCCATCCTGGTGGAAGGCAAGGCGATCCAGGTGCACCCGTTGGTGTGCCACGCCTACAATGCGGACTTTGACGGCGACCAAATGGCGGTGCACGTGCCGCTGTCGTATGCCGCACAGGCCGAAGCGCGAGTGCTGATGCTGAGCACGCACAACCTCTTTTCGCCGGCCGACGGACGACCGATCGTGGCGCCCGTGCAGGACATCGTGCTCGGCAACTACTATCTGACCATGGAGGTGCCGGTCGAGCGCGAGAACCAGCCGATGTTCGCTAGCTTCGAGGAAGCCTACCAGGCTTTCGAAGCCAATGCGATAACCCTTCACGAAAGGATTTCCGTTCGCGTCGCAGACGAGCCAGAGGAAGCGGGCGAAGAAACGGAGCCGAAGATCATTGAAACGACGCTTGGGCGGTTGTTCTTGAACAATATTCTGCCGAAACCGTTGAAGAACGATCCAAAGCACCTGGTTACCTTGAACAAGAAGTCGATCTCGAACTTGGTCAAGGATGTCTATCACGCCGTGGGCCATGCGCGGACGGTTCAGTTCTTGGACGATCTGAAGAACCTTGGCTTCACGTGGGCGTCTCGCGGCGGCATCTCGATCAGCGTTACCGACATGGAGCCGAACAAAGAGCGCGACGAGATCATTCATCGCACCGAGCTCCAGGTTCGCGGCTTGAACGATTCTTGGGAGAAGGGCGTCCTGCGCACGGACGAGCGCAAAGAGAAAGTACTAAGGCTTTGGCGCGATGCGGCAGAGGATGTCGCCAAGTCGATCTTAAAGGGCATCGGGCACGAAAACCCGTTGTTCGTAATCACCGATTCGGGCGCAAGAGGCTCTACGAAGCAGTTGACGCAATTGGCGGGCATGCGGGGCTTGATGTCCGACCCGTTTGGCAACCTGATCGAGGACTTGCCGATTCGGAGCAACTTTCACGAAGGGCTGTCGGTCTTTGAGTACTTCGTATCGACGCACGGCGCGCGGAAAGGCCTGGCCGACACAGCTCTAAGAACAGCCGACGCGGGCTATTTGACCCGACGGTTGGTGGACGTTGCACAAGACGTTATCGTTCGCACCGAAGATTGCGAGGCGACCGAAGGCATTGTGGTGTGCCGAATCGACCGCGAAGGCATGAATCTGGAATCGTTGTCGGATCGAATCCGAGGCCGCTATGTTCCGGCGCCGATGTTCGATCCCTATTCGGGCGATCAGATTATCGCCGAGCGCGAGATTCTGACGGACGAGGTTTGCGCCCGGATCGAGAAGCTGATTCTGCCAATGGAGGCGCTGACCCAGACGATCCGTCAACTGCCCGACCGCATTGGAGAGATTACGGACGAGGACTTGAAAGATCCGGAAACGGGGGAAGTCTTGGCCGAAGCTTTTTCGGAGATTACCGAAAAACTCATCCAAACGCTTCGCGCGCGACGAGACGCGTTGAAGCCAAAGTGGGAGGCCGCCGGCTTCCACTGGGTCGAGCACGACCTGGTCGGCGTGCACGTACTGTCGCCCCTGACCTGCACGGAGCGGCGCGGCATTTGCGCTCGATGCTACGGAATGGACATGTCGACGCGAAAACCTGTCGAGATAGGCACCGCGGTCGGCATCATCGCAGCGCAGTCGATCGGCGAGCCGGGCACTCAGCTGACCATGCGGACGTTCCATACGGGCGGCATCGCTAGCGACGACATTGTGGCGGTCAAAGATGTCAAGCGTCAGCGAAGCGCTGCGCTTCGCGAAATCATGTCGGACGAATCGACCGGCGCGCTCTCGTTTACCGGCGAAGAGATGAAAGACCTTCGTTCCGAACAGCAGAGCATCTTGCGCCGGTACATCAAGGAGTTGAAAGGCGATTTGGACGATACCGCGGTAGAGGTTGCACCGGAGCCTGTCAAGAAAAAGCGCGTTTCGAAGAAAAAACTTGCCGAGGAAGCCGCGGCGCTCGAAGCGGGCGAAGTTCCTGCCGACGACGCAGAGGCCGAGACGAAAGAGACGGACGAAAAACTGAGAAAGATCGTCAAGAACTGGACGCAAAAACTGGTCAAACTTCTAGAGACCGAGATCGGCGGCATTCTGCGCGTCGAAGAACTCTTCGAATCGCGAAAGCCTAAGGGCGAGGCGATCATTGCGGAGTTTGAAGGCGAGGTGTTGAGCATCGAGCAACAGCAGCGCGGTCGATGGATCGTGTTGCGCGGCAACTTGCCAGTGGGCGAGCAGCTTTCTGGCCGCATGGCGATGCACGATATCGTGCATCCCCAGACTGGCGACGTGCTTGTCAAGGAAGGCGACGAGATTACCGACAAGATGGTTACTAAGTTGCGCGATGCTGGCGTGGATCGAGCAGACGCTATCGATCTGGTCCTAGTCCCCTTGCGCGGAGAACTAGAGGTTCGGGCTGGCGATCAGGTTCGACCGGGAGACCGGTTGACGCCTGGACCGCTCGATCCGCACAAATTGCTCCAATTGCGCGGCGTTCGGGGCGTACAGGACTATCTGGTGCGCGAGATTCAGGCGGTCTATAAGGCCCAAGGCGTTGACATCAACGACCGGCACATCGAGTGCATTGTGCGCCAGATGTTGAAGAAGCGCAAGATCAAAGAGTCGGGCAGCACTTACTTCTTGCCCGGCCAAAACGTGGATCGCTTCATATTCGAGGATGAGAACTTGCGCGCGATGACCGGCGAAGAGCCTGGAAAGCCCGCGACCGCCGACTGGGTGCTGCTGGGCATCAGCGAGGCGTCGCTTCAGACCGAGTCGTTCCTTTCGGCCGCTTCGTTCCAAAAGACCACGCGCATCCTGACCGAAGCCGCCGTCCGCGGAAAGCAGGACGAACTGATCGGCCTGAAAGAGAACGTGATCATCGGCCGTCTGATTCCTGCAGGTACAGGATTCCCAACGCGCCGTCATGTGGAAGTTGAGCGGGAGAAACGCTATATCCCCACTCTGGAAGAGCAACTAGGCTATGAAGACGCAGGCTCAGAGAAAGACAATACCGACGGCAAGGCGACCGTTGCCGCATTAGTCAATGGCGAATCGGCAGCCGTCGAAGAGGAAAAGACGAAGCCGAAGAAGCGCGCCGCTAAGAAGGCCGAGATCGAAGAGGGCGCAGATGTGCCTGTCACGGCTCTAGTCAGCGGGGAGGCCGTCGCCGTCGAAGAGGAAACGGCAAAACCGAAGAAGCGCGCTTCCAAAAAGGCCGACGACAACGAGATTGTGGCCGAAGAGCCCAAACCCAAAAAGCGCTCAGGCAAGAAGGCTGACGAGGCTCAAGAGCCTCTGGCCGAGTAA
- a CDS encoding CBS domain-containing protein yields the protein MKVMEYMSAHIATVRPDAPLRDAIDKMDLYQLTALPVVDEDLRVLGIVTEADVAKRCESPNAPISECMTAPAISVDADAEIEEAERAFAQHRLKRAPVTMDGRLVGMIGRIELCQAKLGDR from the coding sequence ATGAAGGTGATGGAATATATGAGCGCGCACATTGCCACAGTTCGCCCCGACGCGCCGTTGCGCGATGCGATCGACAAGATGGACCTCTACCAATTGACCGCGTTGCCGGTCGTCGACGAAGACCTTAGGGTTCTAGGCATAGTGACTGAGGCCGATGTCGCGAAGCGGTGCGAATCGCCCAACGCGCCGATATCCGAGTGCATGACGGCGCCAGCCATCTCGGTCGATGCCGACGCCGAGATTGAAGAAGCCGAACGAGCCTTTGCGCAACATCGGTTAAAGCGGGCGCCCGTTACAATGGACGGGCGCCTGGTCGGCATGATTGGCCGAATCGAGCTCTGTCAAGCCAAGCTGGGCGACCGATAG
- a CDS encoding acyl-CoA dehydrogenase family protein produces MIASCRKGGAFLISDSKPEECFAPEDFDAEARMIGQAAEDFVREELLTQIDRIEKAEEGLMKSLDRKMGELGFTAAEVPAVYNGLDLPKPTIALIVEKLGPEPATCLTLQAHAGLAILPLVMEGNDAQKRNYLPKLASGEWCGSFCLSEPGSGSDALGMKTRAVPAPDGKGYIVKGEKMWVTNAGFADLFTVFARMDDRISAFLIERSFPGVTLGREEEKIGLHGSSTRRVAFEDVHVPAENLLGEAGKAHYAALNTLNLGRYKMAASGLGTGKYALELGVQYALQRHQFGKPIADFGLVKQKVAQMTARLFALESMLYRIGGDMNAAFHEVHHSDVTQPSATLLYRKAASEFAAENALVKFFGTEVQHFCADESMQIHGGYGYTEDFPIAKIFRESRVPRIYEGTNEINRINVTQGLIRRMSELGLDAAISVSQASWPTGVMEMALDAASRLKAVCLSVLKEAWREYGEDLKEQRQEVAAAIADLACYALALESVALRLPKLQEKDAGEMAALIFAREAIFAAHERTDFACQAMGLRPAFFDPPNIDSIAIGRALADKSLARGGYPF; encoded by the coding sequence ATGATCGCATCGTGCCGAAAAGGAGGCGCGTTTCTAATATCCGACTCTAAACCCGAGGAGTGCTTTGCGCCTGAGGATTTTGACGCCGAAGCACGGATGATCGGCCAAGCGGCGGAGGATTTTGTTCGCGAGGAACTTCTGACCCAAATCGACCGGATCGAGAAGGCCGAAGAGGGCCTCATGAAGTCGCTCGACCGAAAGATGGGGGAGTTGGGATTCACGGCTGCCGAGGTGCCTGCAGTCTATAACGGGTTGGACCTGCCTAAGCCGACCATTGCACTGATCGTCGAGAAGCTAGGGCCAGAGCCGGCCACCTGTTTGACCTTGCAGGCCCATGCGGGTCTTGCAATTCTCCCGCTGGTGATGGAAGGCAACGATGCTCAGAAGCGCAACTACTTGCCTAAATTGGCCAGCGGCGAGTGGTGCGGGTCGTTTTGTCTGAGCGAGCCGGGCAGCGGGTCGGACGCGCTGGGCATGAAGACTCGCGCCGTGCCCGCGCCCGATGGAAAGGGCTACATCGTCAAAGGCGAAAAAATGTGGGTTACCAACGCCGGTTTTGCGGACCTTTTCACTGTCTTTGCTCGGATGGACGATCGAATATCGGCTTTCCTAATCGAGCGGAGTTTTCCTGGAGTAACGCTGGGCCGGGAGGAAGAGAAGATCGGCCTGCACGGTTCCAGCACGCGGCGCGTTGCGTTTGAGGATGTGCATGTGCCGGCAGAGAATCTATTGGGCGAGGCTGGCAAGGCGCACTACGCGGCGCTCAACACGCTCAATTTGGGTCGTTACAAGATGGCTGCGAGCGGATTGGGCACGGGCAAGTACGCGCTGGAGTTGGGCGTTCAGTATGCGTTGCAGCGGCATCAGTTTGGGAAGCCGATCGCAGACTTTGGCCTAGTCAAACAGAAGGTCGCTCAGATGACCGCGAGGCTATTTGCTCTAGAGTCGATGCTCTATCGGATAGGCGGCGACATGAACGCGGCGTTTCACGAAGTTCACCATTCCGACGTAACCCAGCCAAGCGCGACATTGCTCTACCGAAAAGCGGCGAGCGAGTTTGCTGCGGAAAATGCTCTGGTCAAGTTCTTTGGCACCGAGGTTCAGCACTTTTGCGCAGACGAGTCGATGCAGATTCATGGCGGCTATGGCTATACGGAGGATTTTCCCATCGCCAAGATCTTTAGGGAGTCCCGCGTGCCGAGGATCTATGAAGGCACAAACGAGATCAACCGGATCAATGTTACACAGGGATTGATCCGTCGGATGAGCGAACTGGGCTTGGACGCGGCGATCAGCGTTTCGCAGGCCTCTTGGCCGACCGGTGTCATGGAGATGGCCTTGGATGCCGCGAGCAGGCTAAAGGCGGTCTGTTTGAGCGTCTTAAAAGAAGCTTGGCGCGAATACGGCGAGGATCTGAAGGAGCAGCGACAAGAGGTCGCGGCCGCAATTGCGGATTTGGCGTGTTATGCGCTGGCGCTAGAGAGTGTTGCGTTGCGATTGCCCAAACTACAGGAGAAGGACGCTGGCGAGATGGCAGCGCTCATCTTTGCGCGCGAGGCGATCTTTGCGGCGCATGAGCGAACCGACTTTGCCTGTCAAGCTATGGGGCTGCGTCCAGCGTTTTTCGACCCGCCGAACATAGACTCGATCGCAATTGGTCGGGCGTTGGCCGACAAGAGCCTGGCGCGAGGCGGATATCCGTTTTAG
- a CDS encoding SBBP repeat-containing protein: MPHKGAQYFDAAQTGVEQARAIARDSAGNIYVTGTSPGSSNSDIVTIKYDKNLSQLWSHRWDGGHGNDVGTGIAVDGGHNVYVCGRSVGSGSNGDDAIVLRYEYNVQTQDYSLSHTRRYHHGHGADGLNAIALDGLNSLYAVGFVTEDDSTKDALLMKLDRSDLEFSEDWPLSGTNPDGMRIVSGPASGHDELTALAVDNERNVAAVGYAHVSGGSSGHRDYLTVRYELDGDEGFVEFWGSQSSVDDIGYAVTTDSSRNVYATGHREAQTIAGKVGTIKYEPDGDVVWSHELTHQDWDGAAGLSMTLDPAGYVNISGWVKQEGREKEDLLTVQYCLAPNPVQEQWWRIYEVDSGDGSLKSIGTQITVDSDGHIYVAGHGSIGSSSDRSLIVLKYSRCGDFRWGSVYSDESELEFSTATVMVATSDPFQFYVAGYPQDGSNEKYLVVQYCLWKGDIDASGEVDDTDLSTVLGCFGEDYAYACRGENGTPANCHIADVNQDGVVDDDA, translated from the coding sequence ATGCCGCATAAGGGGGCGCAATACTTTGATGCGGCTCAGACAGGCGTCGAGCAGGCTCGTGCTATCGCAAGGGACTCGGCTGGCAACATCTATGTAACCGGCACCTCGCCGGGGTCGTCAAATAGCGACATCGTAACGATCAAGTACGACAAGAATCTGAGTCAGCTTTGGTCTCATCGTTGGGACGGCGGTCATGGGAACGATGTTGGGACAGGAATCGCCGTCGATGGCGGGCACAACGTCTATGTCTGCGGTCGCTCGGTCGGGTCTGGCAGCAATGGCGACGACGCTATCGTGCTTCGGTACGAGTACAACGTTCAGACCCAGGACTACTCGCTCAGTCACACCCGCCGTTACCACCACGGACATGGCGCAGACGGATTGAACGCGATCGCGCTGGACGGTCTGAACTCTCTGTACGCCGTGGGGTTTGTAACCGAGGACGATAGCACGAAAGATGCTTTGCTAATGAAACTTGATCGTAGTGACTTGGAGTTCTCGGAAGACTGGCCGCTTTCGGGCACCAATCCCGATGGAATGCGCATCGTTTCTGGACCTGCGAGCGGGCATGACGAGTTGACCGCCTTGGCGGTGGACAACGAACGAAACGTCGCTGCGGTCGGGTATGCCCATGTCTCAGGAGGGTCCAGCGGCCATCGCGACTATTTGACGGTTAGGTACGAGTTGGACGGCGATGAGGGATTTGTCGAGTTTTGGGGCAGTCAGAGCAGCGTGGACGATATCGGGTATGCCGTTACGACGGACAGTTCGAGAAACGTCTATGCCACAGGACACCGCGAAGCGCAGACGATAGCGGGCAAGGTCGGCACGATCAAGTATGAACCGGACGGCGACGTTGTCTGGTCCCATGAGTTGACCCATCAAGACTGGGACGGCGCAGCCGGGCTCAGCATGACGCTCGACCCTGCCGGATACGTCAACATTTCCGGGTGGGTCAAGCAGGAGGGTCGGGAGAAAGAGGACTTGTTAACGGTTCAGTACTGCCTCGCGCCCAATCCGGTGCAAGAACAGTGGTGGCGCATCTACGAGGTCGACTCAGGCGATGGGAGTCTCAAGTCGATTGGGACTCAGATCACAGTAGATTCAGATGGTCACATCTATGTGGCCGGGCATGGTTCCATAGGCAGTTCGTCCGATCGTTCGCTGATCGTCCTCAAGTACTCGCGATGCGGCGACTTTCGCTGGGGTTCGGTCTATAGCGACGAGTCGGAATTGGAGTTTTCTACCGCGACCGTTATGGTGGCTACATCCGATCCTTTTCAGTTCTACGTTGCTGGATACCCCCAGGATGGTTCGAACGAAAAGTATCTTGTTGTGCAGTACTGCCTATGGAAAGGCGACATCGATGCGAGCGGCGAGGTAGACGACACAGACTTATCTACTGTGCTTGGGTGCTTCGGCGAGGATTATGCTTACGCCTGTAGAGGGGAGAACGGTACCCCGGCCAACTGCCACATTGCCGATGTGAACCAAGACGGCGTAGTCGATGACGATGCATAG
- the hflX gene encoding GTPase HflX, producing the protein MPKYEIETQSKERVVLALINPDAESDDYVEEELRALVDSAGLDTAAVFRQRRRSPDVSTFIGKGKVEELAGHIAEIQPDALIVDGELNAVQAKNLEEALDVKIIDRTQLILDIFAQRAHTREAALQVELAQLKYLLPRLMGKGTALSRLGAGIGTRGPGETKLESDRRRIRARIARLEEDIQEAAHQRDRQRKSRRELPFPFGAIVGYTNAGKSTLLNALTKAEVYADDRLFATLQPTTRKVALPGGWSALLSDTVGFLDNLPHTLIEAFKSTLQEASEADFLIHVIDASNPNWELQRDAVMETLGELGVHDAPTITVFNKADKVKDSFALRQLVAEQENAVAISARTGLGLDDLLDRIMNTVDAMLVDVHARLTYADSSLVDECYAYGYVKKADYDETGIALTARVLPEMAERLKRASQHSAP; encoded by the coding sequence ATGCCAAAGTACGAAATTGAAACGCAATCTAAAGAGCGCGTCGTGCTGGCGCTGATCAACCCCGACGCCGAATCGGACGACTACGTCGAGGAAGAGCTCCGCGCCTTGGTCGATTCGGCCGGATTGGATACGGCCGCTGTCTTTCGACAGCGCCGCCGCTCGCCCGATGTCTCGACCTTCATCGGCAAAGGCAAGGTCGAAGAGTTGGCTGGACACATCGCAGAAATCCAACCGGACGCGCTCATTGTCGATGGCGAACTAAACGCCGTCCAAGCCAAGAACCTTGAAGAGGCGCTGGACGTCAAGATCATCGACCGAACGCAACTGATCCTCGACATCTTCGCCCAGCGCGCGCACACTCGGGAGGCCGCCCTCCAGGTCGAGCTCGCTCAGCTCAAATACCTTCTTCCCCGTCTCATGGGCAAAGGCACGGCGCTCTCGCGTCTTGGCGCAGGAATCGGCACCCGCGGCCCCGGCGAGACCAAACTCGAATCGGATCGCCGTCGCATCCGCGCGCGCATCGCCCGATTAGAAGAAGACATCCAAGAAGCCGCCCATCAGCGCGATAGACAGCGCAAATCCAGGCGAGAACTCCCGTTCCCGTTCGGAGCCATCGTCGGTTATACCAACGCGGGCAAATCGACCCTCCTCAACGCTTTAACCAAGGCCGAAGTCTACGCCGACGACCGTCTCTTTGCCACGCTCCAACCCACCACGCGCAAAGTCGCCCTGCCCGGCGGCTGGTCGGCGCTGCTGAGCGATACTGTCGGCTTCCTCGACAACCTGCCCCATACCCTCATCGAAGCCTTCAAATCGACCCTCCAAGAGGCTTCAGAAGCCGACTTCCTCATCCACGTGATCGACGCCAGCAACCCCAATTGGGAGCTCCAGCGAGACGCCGTCATGGAGACGCTGGGAGAATTGGGCGTGCACGACGCTCCAACGATCACCGTCTTTAACAAGGCCGATAAGGTCAAAGATAGTTTCGCGCTTCGCCAATTGGTGGCCGAGCAGGAGAATGCCGTCGCCATCTCCGCCCGCACAGGACTTGGTCTCGACGACCTCCTCGATCGCATTATGAATACGGTCGACGCCATGCTCGTCGATGTCCATGCCCGTCTGACTTATGCCGACAGTTCGCTTGTTGACGAATGCTACGCCTATGGCTATGTCAAGAAGGCCGATTACGACGAGACCGGCATCGCCCTCACTGCCCGCGTCCTGCCAGAGATGGCCGAAAGGCTCAAGCGAGCCTCTCAGCACTCGGCGCCGTAA
- a CDS encoding 5'-nucleotidase C-terminal domain-containing protein, whose amino-acid sequence MKKLALLLSVVVLCVPIWSQSLDVPRRTVLDDAGAEPNPWAQTLVEAIRRAAKADIAFLGAAFFSSETIQPGRASLDDLAKGFSFAEDEIATLNLTGAQIRQAIERSLELYPQKWNSFLQLSGATVSFAMEGDKAKISSIKVGRDLLLDEKTYVVATSAPLARGALGYFRIWDKNQITKTLNENCLEALKLYLSDNPRWMAEPAYIKN is encoded by the coding sequence ATGAAGAAACTTGCTCTATTGCTGTCGGTGGTCGTCCTGTGCGTCCCCATCTGGTCCCAAAGTCTGGATGTGCCGCGCCGCACTGTGCTGGACGATGCGGGCGCAGAGCCTAACCCATGGGCGCAGACGCTTGTCGAAGCCATCCGCCGCGCCGCAAAGGCCGACATCGCCTTTCTGGGAGCCGCTTTCTTTTCTAGCGAGACGATCCAGCCAGGACGCGCTTCTTTGGACGACTTGGCAAAGGGCTTCTCGTTTGCCGAGGACGAAATTGCGACCCTTAATCTTACAGGCGCGCAGATTCGACAAGCGATCGAGCGTTCGCTCGAACTCTATCCGCAAAAGTGGAACTCTTTCCTTCAGCTATCGGGCGCTACCGTCTCCTTCGCGATGGAAGGCGACAAAGCCAAGATATCCTCCATTAAGGTCGGACGCGATCTGCTACTGGACGAAAAGACTTACGTCGTAGCAACCTCTGCCCCATTGGCGCGCGGCGCGCTGGGCTACTTTCGAATCTGGGACAAGAACCAAATCACCAAGACCCTGAACGAAAATTGTCTTGAAGCGCTGAAGCTCTATCTCAGCGACAATCCCCGCTGGATGGCCGAACCCGCCTATATCAAGAACTAA